From the genome of Candidatus Bipolaricaulota bacterium, one region includes:
- a CDS encoding radical SAM protein, protein MKAAISGSPAEKIVLKLVENNVLRGGAVRLADRVIWEVIKRSDNPPGMKRDEWLTMRALVYSFDRIIRRGQVSEAAKHRFIEFARNRLGKDPAREAFKEKYGDYPPGFLTISPSRACNLNCTGCYAGTEKSPKTLDFATFDRILNEASELWGMCFVVISGGEPFMYKSDGKNLLDMAERHPDMYFLVYTNGTQIDKQTAARMGELGNITPAISVEGKMATTEARRGEGVFGKVMNAFENLRTSGVPFGLSMTATRHNCDELFSDEVVKFYFDEQGAMYAWIFQYMPIGKNYDLSLMITPQQRLRLQRRMWEVIKEKKVFLMDFWNSGTAVHGCLAAGRQAGYFYINWNGDVTPCVFVPYAATNIHEIYDQGGTIMDLMEIDFFKRIREWQKSYGYKTKPMETKNLIMPCVHRDHVDVLFPLIKEYNAKPINQEADRALKDPSYYDGLYKYDRACATVLDPVWEKEYLRGETVRIEIPKMQEEPVSEATH, encoded by the coding sequence ATGAAAGCAGCAATCAGCGGTTCTCCAGCGGAGAAGATCGTCCTGAAGCTCGTGGAAAACAACGTGCTTCGGGGAGGAGCAGTGCGGTTGGCCGATCGGGTGATCTGGGAGGTCATCAAGCGTTCCGATAATCCGCCGGGAATGAAGCGGGATGAGTGGCTCACCATGCGGGCGCTTGTTTACTCATTCGATCGTATCATCCGCCGCGGCCAGGTTTCGGAGGCGGCAAAGCACCGGTTCATTGAGTTCGCCCGCAACCGGTTGGGGAAGGACCCGGCCCGCGAAGCGTTCAAGGAGAAGTACGGGGATTATCCCCCTGGATTCCTTACGATCAGCCCCTCGCGGGCGTGCAACCTCAACTGCACCGGCTGCTACGCCGGGACAGAGAAGAGCCCCAAGACCCTCGACTTTGCCACCTTCGATCGGATCCTGAACGAGGCATCGGAGCTATGGGGCATGTGTTTTGTGGTGATCTCCGGTGGGGAGCCGTTCATGTACAAGAGCGACGGTAAGAACCTCCTGGATATGGCGGAACGACACCCTGACATGTACTTCCTCGTCTACACGAACGGCACCCAGATCGACAAACAGACCGCCGCGCGGATGGGGGAGCTCGGGAACATCACCCCGGCTATCTCGGTGGAGGGGAAGATGGCGACGACGGAGGCCCGCCGGGGAGAGGGGGTGTTCGGGAAGGTGATGAACGCCTTCGAGAACCTGCGAACGAGCGGAGTTCCGTTCGGGCTTTCCATGACCGCCACCCGCCATAACTGCGATGAGCTCTTCTCCGATGAGGTGGTGAAGTTCTACTTCGATGAGCAGGGGGCGATGTACGCGTGGATCTTCCAGTACATGCCGATCGGAAAGAACTACGATCTCTCCCTCATGATCACCCCGCAGCAGCGACTACGATTACAGCGGCGGATGTGGGAGGTGATCAAGGAAAAGAAGGTCTTCCTGATGGACTTCTGGAACTCAGGCACAGCGGTGCACGGCTGCCTCGCCGCCGGCCGCCAGGCCGGATACTTCTACATCAACTGGAACGGGGATGTCACTCCGTGCGTCTTCGTTCCGTACGCGGCGACAAACATCCATGAGATCTACGACCAAGGCGGCACGATCATGGACCTGATGGAGATCGACTTCTTCAAGCGGATTCGGGAGTGGCAAAAAAGCTACGGGTACAAGACGAAACCGATGGAGACGAAGAACCTGATCATGCCGTGTGTGCATCGCGATCACGTCGACGTTCTCTTCCCACTGATCAAGGAGTATAACGCCAAACCGATCAACCAAGAAGCGGACCGGGCGTTGAAAGACCCCAGCTACTATGACGGCTTGTACAAGTACGACCGCGCGTGTGCTACGGTCTTGGATCCGGTCTGGGAAAAGGAGTATCTCCGGGGAGAGACTGTGCGGATCGAGATTCCCAAAATGCAAGAGGAGCCTGTGTCCGAGGCTACCCACTAA
- the nadE gene encoding NAD(+) synthase encodes MKFDPKRESERITRFISQAMDELGKEGAVIGLSGGVDSAVVASLCVRAVTPQKVHGLILPERDSDPKAMEDARDLAQILGIKAEEIDLTPILSALGAYRPIPRIFARPWLVRAIYRRFKKKKGVSHLIHSLGPPAERPEFSFASFALPKLRMRMIVLYQRASQLNYAVVGTTNRTEWEIGHYDRYGDGACDIDPIVHLYKTQVRALARYLGVPHGIIDKPPSPDLIPGITDELALGISYPELDQILVLIDQGRTDAEIEEALRTPITAINEVRKAMHQADAVRSLPLSLLDNEA; translated from the coding sequence ATGAAATTCGATCCGAAAAGAGAGAGCGAGAGGATAACCCGCTTTATCTCTCAGGCAATGGATGAGCTCGGGAAGGAAGGAGCGGTCATCGGCCTTTCCGGCGGAGTGGATTCAGCGGTTGTGGCTTCCCTCTGTGTACGGGCCGTGACTCCGCAGAAGGTGCATGGCCTTATCCTTCCCGAACGTGACTCCGATCCAAAGGCGATGGAAGATGCGCGGGATCTGGCGCAAATCCTCGGGATCAAGGCAGAGGAGATCGATCTTACCCCGATCCTCTCCGCCCTCGGGGCGTACCGGCCGATCCCCCGCATCTTTGCGCGGCCGTGGCTTGTGCGTGCGATCTACAGACGGTTTAAGAAAAAGAAGGGTGTCTCTCACCTCATCCATTCCCTCGGACCGCCGGCGGAGAGGCCGGAGTTCTCGTTTGCGAGCTTTGCCCTTCCCAAACTGCGGATGCGCATGATCGTGCTCTATCAGCGCGCGAGCCAACTGAACTATGCGGTGGTCGGAACCACCAACCGTACCGAATGGGAAATAGGGCACTACGACCGCTACGGCGACGGGGCGTGCGACATCGATCCGATCGTCCACCTGTACAAGACCCAGGTAAGAGCACTGGCACGCTACCTCGGTGTTCCCCACGGGATCATTGACAAGCCTCCCTCACCCGATCTGATCCCCGGGATCACTGATGAGCTTGCGTTGGGGATCTCCTACCCGGAACTCGACCAGATCCTCGTCCTCATCGATCAGGGGCGAACCGACGCGGAGATCGAAGAGGCCCTAAGAACGCCGATTACGGCGATAAACGAGGTGCGGAAGGCGATGCACCAGGCCGATGCGGTGCGTTCCCTCCCGCTTTCGCTGCTTGACAATGAAGCGTAG